The following proteins are co-located in the Telopea speciosissima isolate NSW1024214 ecotype Mountain lineage chromosome 9, Tspe_v1, whole genome shotgun sequence genome:
- the LOC122638886 gene encoding secreted RxLR effector protein 161-like — MKDCKPVSTPMMTECKLTKDDVSSSVNHTTYRSTIRSFLYLTASRPDILQAVCMVARFQAGPKETHVAAVKRIFRYLKDTSNYGMWYPKTKDHYQFIQMQIGQVMWMIGKAPMEVHFIWMAV, encoded by the coding sequence ATGAAAGACTGCAAACCTGTCAGTACACCCATGATGACTGAATGCAAGTTAACTAAAGATGATGTATCCTCATCAGTTAATCACACTACTTATAGGTCAACGATTAGAAGTTTCTTGTACTTGACAGCTAGTAGACCTGATATCTTGCAGGCTGTGTGTATGGTTGCAAGATTTCAAGCTGGGCCCAAAGAAACTCATGTAGCAgctgtgaagagaatctttagGTACTTGAAAGATACTAGTAACTATGGCATGTGgtatcccaaaaccaaagaccacTATCAGTTTattcagatgcagattgggcaggtgaTGTGGATGATAGGAAAAGCACCAATGGAGGTGCATTTTATTTGGATGGCAGTTTAG